A stretch of the Pan troglodytes isolate AG18354 chromosome 20, NHGRI_mPanTro3-v2.0_pri, whole genome shotgun sequence genome encodes the following:
- the APOE gene encoding apolipoprotein E precursor codes for MKVLWAALLVTFLAGCQAKVEQVVETEPEPELHQQAEWQSGQRWELALGHFWDYLRWVQTLSEQVQEELLSSQVTQELTALMDETMKELKAYKSELEEQLTPVAEETRARLSKELQAAQARLGADMEDVRGRLVQYRGEVQAMLGQSTEELRARLASHLRKLRKRLLRDADDLQKRLAVYQAGAREGAERGVSAIRERLGPLVEQGRVRAATVGSLAGQPLQERAQAWGERLRARMEEMGSRTRDRLDEVKEQVAEVRAKLEEQAQQIRLQAEAFQARLKSWFEPLVEDMQRQWAGLVEKVQAAMGTSAAPVPSDNH; via the exons GATGCCAGGCCAAGGTGGAGCAAGTGGTGGAGACAGAGCCGGAGCCCGAGCTGCACCAGCAGGCCGAGTGGCAGAGCGGCCAGCGCTGGGAACTGGCGCTGGGTCACTTTTGGGATTACCTGCGCTGGGTGCAGACACTGTCTGAGCAGGTGCAGGAGGAGCTGCTCAGCTCCCAGGTCACCCAGGAACTGAC GGCGCTGATGGACGAGACCATGAAGGAGTTGAAGGCCTACAAATCGGAACTGGAGGAACAACTGACCCCGGTGGCGGAGGAGACGCGGGCCCGGCTGTCCAAGGAGCTGCAGGCGGCGCAGGCCCGGCTGGGCGCGGACATGGAGGACGTGCGCGGCCGCCTGGTGCAGTACCGCGGCGAGGTGCAGGCCATGCTCGGCCAGAGCACCGAGGAGCTGCGGGCGCGCCTCGCCTCCCACCTGCGCAAGCTGCGCAAGCGGCTGCTCCGCGATGCCGATGACCTGCAGAAGCGCCTGGCAGTGTACCAGGCCGGGGCCCGCGAGGGCGCCGAGCGCGGCGTCAGCGCCATCCGCGAGCGCCTGGGGCCCCTGGTGGAACAGGGCCGCGTGCGGGCCGCCACTGTGGGCTCCCTGGCCGGCCAGCCGCTGCAGGAGCGGGCCCAGGCCTGGGGCGAGCGGCTGCGCGCGCGGATGGAGGAGATGGGCAGCCGGACCCGCGACCGCCTGGACGAGGTGAAGGAGCAGGTGGCGGAGGTGCGCGCCAAGCTGGAGGAGCAGGCCCAGCAGATACGCCTGCAGGCCGAGGCCTTCCAGGCCCGCCTCAAGAGCTGGTTCGAGCCCCTGGTGGAAGACATGCAGCGCCAGTGGGCCGGGCTGGTGGAGAAGGTGCAGGCTGCCATGGGCACCAGCGCCGCCCCTGTGCCCAGCGACAATCACTGA